From Vitis vinifera cultivar Pinot Noir 40024 chromosome 5, ASM3070453v1, the proteins below share one genomic window:
- the LOC100252711 gene encoding photosynthetic NDH subunit of subcomplex B 5, chloroplastic, which produces MAVSSSPSVLSTTLLSRISLSSQPLEARVRARFSIQTTPASTQQLKLFGNLRRLNAAGLSEIEPDLNEDPVDRWGTNGISSEDFKYGYYDGHHTYFEGDDKGTFWGAIAEDYAAVEPPTGFQGFISWAFLPAIAAGMYFNVPGEYLYIGAALFAAVFCIIEMDKPDKPHNFEPQIYNMERGARDKLIADYNTMDIWEFNEKYGDLWDFTVKKDDIEKR; this is translated from the exons ATGGCGGTTTCTTCCTCACCTTCAGTTCTCTCCACCACTTTACTATCCAGAATCAGCCTCAGTTCTCAGCCACTCGAAGCTAGGGTTAGGGCCCGCTTTTCGATTCAAACAACTCCTGCCTCTACCCAGCAACTTAAATTGTTTGGAAATTTGAGGAGATTGAATGCTGCTGGATTGTCAGAGATTGAACCGGACCTCAACGAAGATCCCGTCGACCGTTGGGGCACCAACGGAATCAGCTCC GAAGATTTTAAATATGGGTATTATGATGGACATCACACTTACTTTGAAGGCGATGACAAAG GAACATTCTGGGGAGCAATTGCAGAGGATTATGCAGCAGTAGAGCCCCCCACAGGGTTTCAAG GGTTTATTTCATGGGCTTTCCTTCCAGCAATTGCTGCAGGGATGTATTTCAATGTCCCG GGGGAGTACTTATACATAGGAGCAGCTTTGTTTGCTGCAGTATTTTGCATAATTGAAATGGATAAACCAGACAAACCCCACAATTTTGAGCCACAGATATACAATATGGAGAGGGGAGCTCGTGACAAGTTGATAGCCGACTACAACACCATGGATATATGGGAATTTAATGAGAAATATGGGGATCTGTGGGATTTCACCGTGAAGAAGGATGACATAGAAAAGAGATAA
- the LOC132253798 gene encoding serine/threonine receptor-like kinase NFP, with protein sequence MKLKPLNDTVSSLLLFFFLCSLHLHYSQAQPEPNATGYPCSANLSSYPCHTFAFYTATSPNFLDLASIGDLFWVSRLMISEPSNISSPSNPLVAGQSLFVPLNCSCNSVNTTTAISYANLSYTIKSGDTFYLVSTFSFLNLTTYYSVEIVNPTLVPTDLDVGDKVIFPIFCKCPNETQLRNGVNFLISYVFQPSDNLTGVAASLGSDTASIIDVNGDNIQPFQTIFVPVSRLPNISQPNVTASVATSVRKVERKGVIIGLAIGLGVCGILLVLLIGVWVYRHVMVEKIKEIEGDKERPLVGRGTGLKAEEVNLMADVSDCLDKYKVYGIEELRDATGGFSERSLIQGSVYKGSIDGELYAIKKMKWNAYEELKILQKVNHGNLVRLEGFCIDPEDATCYLVYEFVENGSLQSWLHGDRDEKLNWKNRLRIAIDVANGLQYIHEHTRPRVVHKDIKSSNILLDGNMRAKIANFGLAKSGCNAITMHIVGTQGYIAPEYLADGVVSTRMDVFSFGVVLLELISGKEAVDEEGRVLWMSARGILEGKDEKVKAKRVKDWMDEGLLRESCSMDSVINVMAVATACTHRDPSKRPSMVDIVYALCKCEDFFFDISEDGLAPAAVIAR encoded by the exons ATGAAGCTCAAACCCCTAAACGACACCGTTTCTTCTCTCCtgcttttcttcttcctctgctCCCTCCATCTCCACTACTCCCAGGCCCAGCCTGAACCCAACGCCACGGGCTACCCCTGCTCCGCCAACCTCTCCTCCTACCCCTGCCACACCTTCGCCTTTTACACTGCCACTTCTCCCAACTTCCTCGACCTAGCTTCCATTGGCGACCTCTTCTGGGTCAGCCGCCTCATGATCTCCGAGCCCAGCAACATCTCCTCCCCGTCCAACCCCCTTGTCGCCGGTCAAAGCCTCTTCGTCCCTCTCAATTGCTCCTGCAACTCCGTTAACACCACCACCGCTATCTCTTACGCCAATCTCAGCTACACCATCAAGAGTGGCGACACCTTCTACCTCGTCTCCACTTTCAGCTTCCTCAACCTCACCACCTACTATTCCGTCGAAATTGTGAATCCTACTCTCGTTCCCACTGATCTCGATGTCGGCGATAAAGTCATTTTCCCGATCTTCTGCAAGTGCCCCAACGAAACCCAGTTAAGAAACGGAGTGAATTTTCTCATTTCCTATGTGTTTCAGCCTTCTGATAACTTGACTGGTGTTGCTGCATCGTTGGGGTCAGATACAGCGTCTATAATAGACGTTAATGGAGATAATATTCAGCCCTTCCAGACCATTTTCGTGCCGGTTTCCCGGCTTCCAAACATATCACAGCCTAATGTGACCGCTTCGGTGGCGACCTCTGTTCGGAAGGTTGAGAGAAAGGGGGTGATTATAGGATTGGCAATTGGGTTGGGAGTGTGTGGGATCTTGTTGGTTCTGTTGATTGGGGTGTGGGTTTATAGACATGTTATGGTGGAGAAGATCAAGGAAATTGAGGGAGATAAGGAGAGGCCTTTGGTTGGAAGAGGGACGGGGTTGAAGGCGGAGGAGGTGAATTTAATGGCCGATGTTTCGGATTGTTTGGACAAGTATAAAGTGTACGGGATTGAAGAATTGAGGGATGCAACTGGTGGGTTTAGTGAGCGTTCCCTGATCCAAGGGTCTGTGTATAAAGGGTCTATTGATGGAGAGCTCTATGCCATCAAGAAGATGAAGTGGAATGCCTATGAAGAGCTGAAGATCTTGCAAAAG GTGAACCATGGCAATCTGGTGAGGCTTGAGGGCTTCTGCATAGACCCTGAAGATGCAACTTGCTATCTAGTTTACGAGTTTGTTGAAAATGGATCTCTACAGTCATGGTTGCATGGAGACAGGGATGAAAAACTAAACTGGAAAAATAGGCTAAGAATTGCTATAGATGTTGCAAATGGCCTCCAATACATTCATGAGCATACGAGACCGCGAGTTGTGCATAAAGACATCAAAAGCAGCAATATTCTATTAGATGGAAACATGAGAGCCAAGATTGCCAATTTCGGATTAGCGAAATCTGGCTGCAATGCCATAACCATGCACATTGTTGGAACCCAAGGTTATATTGCACCAGAGTATCTGGCAGATGGTGTAGTTTCAACAAGAATGGATGTTTTCTCGTTTGGGGTGGTTCTGCTTGAGCTGATCTCAGGGAAGGAGGCAGTGGACGAAGAGGGAAGGGTTCTGTGGATGAGCGCAAGAGGAATTTTGGAGGGGAAGGACGAGAAGGTGAAGGCAAAGAGAGTGAAGGATTGGATGGACGAAGGTCTTCTTAGGGAGTCTTGCTCCATGGACAGTGTGATCAATGTGATGGCTGTTGCCACTGCTTGTACACACAGAGATCCTTCAAAGAGGCCCAGCATGGTGGATATTGTGTATGCTTTGTGCAAGTGTGAGGATTTCTTCTTTGACATATCTGAAGATGGATTGGCTCCCGCTGCAGTTATAGCTAGATAG